The following are encoded in a window of Candidatus Fluviicola riflensis genomic DNA:
- a CDS encoding DUF1572 domain-containing protein — protein MNTPLLLAKHFREIHTGGNWTTTNLKDTLADVKWEEAQKSVFGLNSIALLTYHVTYYVNVLMKVLEGGPLDGKDEYSFQLPAIESQKEWKQLVVNALLTAEKTADLIKQLPEERLFEPFTDEKYGNYYRNIAGIIEHMHYHLGQISLLKKLVRMG, from the coding sequence ATGAACACTCCCCTCCTTCTCGCAAAACACTTTCGTGAAATTCACACCGGCGGTAACTGGACCACGACCAATCTCAAAGATACGTTGGCGGATGTTAAATGGGAAGAAGCTCAAAAGAGTGTGTTCGGACTGAATTCCATTGCCTTGTTGACCTATCATGTGACGTATTACGTAAACGTGTTGATGAAAGTATTGGAAGGCGGCCCGCTGGATGGGAAAGATGAATACAGTTTTCAGCTTCCGGCCATTGAATCTCAGAAGGAATGGAAACAATTGGTAGTGAATGCATTGCTTACGGCTGAAAAAACCGCTGATCTGATCAAACAACTTCCGGAAGAGCGTTTATTTGAACCATTTACCGATGAAAAGTACGGGAATTATTACCGCAACATCGCCGGAATCATTGAACACATGCATTATCATTTGGGACAAATTTCTTTGCTGAAAAAGCTGGTACGAATGGGTTGA
- a CDS encoding HPP family protein, producing MVRKRIKRSIRISRYVVYRETLVDYKEHFWSFIGAFVGIGIIAFVQSYTLTKDENIFLIGSFGASSVLIYGAIQSPLAQPRNLVGGHVISALIGVTVYRFIPDVIWLTAPMAVAFSIVAMQVTKTLHPPGGATALIAVIGSEKIKALGYFYVLSPVLTGSLILLAVALIFNNMTTHRKYPTDKRFTNSVRRVFLKKKPL from the coding sequence GTGGTCAGAAAAAGAATAAAACGAAGTATCAGGATTTCACGATACGTAGTATACCGCGAAACATTAGTCGATTACAAAGAACATTTCTGGTCGTTCATCGGCGCCTTTGTCGGGATAGGGATCATTGCGTTTGTGCAAAGTTATACCCTTACAAAGGACGAAAACATCTTTCTCATCGGTTCGTTCGGCGCATCAAGCGTGCTGATTTACGGCGCTATTCAAAGTCCGCTGGCGCAGCCCCGAAACCTGGTTGGCGGACATGTGATTTCGGCACTGATCGGCGTCACCGTTTACCGGTTCATACCCGATGTTATCTGGCTCACAGCTCCGATGGCTGTTGCTTTTTCAATTGTAGCCATGCAGGTAACCAAAACGCTTCATCCTCCGGGTGGCGCCACAGCATTGATCGCGGTGATCGGTTCCGAAAAAATCAAAGCATTGGGTTATTTCTACGTGTTGTCGCCGGTTTTGACAGGCTCATTGATTTTATTGGCTGTTGCGTTGATTTTCAACAACATGACTACGCATAGGAAATATCCGACGGATAAACGGTTTACGAATTCGGTGAGAAGGGTTTTCCTTAAAAAGAAACCACTTTAA
- a CDS encoding dihydrofolate reductase, producing the protein MRKVIAVMNMTLDGFCDHQAMIANDEMHNHYTEMSSSVDTILYGKITYQLMEGYWPEVVKNPSGNKAVDKFAKFIDKISKIVFSSTLKSVKWKNSRITTKSLKKEITELKQQPGKDILIGSPSLIVAATNLGLIDEYQLCVQPILEGKGLSLFKNIQNRVNLKLVKTKTFDFGGITLYYVPSGR; encoded by the coding sequence ATGAGAAAAGTAATTGCAGTAATGAATATGACGCTCGATGGCTTTTGTGATCACCAAGCGATGATCGCAAATGACGAAATGCATAACCATTACACTGAAATGTCAAGCAGCGTCGATACGATTCTTTACGGAAAAATAACCTACCAGTTGATGGAAGGCTATTGGCCGGAGGTCGTGAAAAACCCTTCCGGTAACAAAGCCGTGGATAAATTTGCCAAATTCATTGACAAAATTTCCAAGATTGTTTTTTCGAGTACATTGAAAAGTGTGAAATGGAAGAATTCGAGGATTACAACGAAAAGTCTTAAAAAGGAAATCACGGAACTGAAGCAGCAGCCGGGTAAAGATATTCTGATCGGCAGTCCAAGCCTGATAGTGGCCGCAACCAATCTCGGGTTAATTGATGAATACCAGCTTTGCGTTCAGCCGATACTGGAAGGAAAAGGCCTGTCCTTATTCAAAAACATCCAAAATAGGGTAAATTTGAAGCTCGTAAAAACGAAAACCTTTGATTTCGGAGGGATAACACTTTATTATGTGCCTTCCGGGAGATAA